The Novipirellula galeiformis genome contains a region encoding:
- a CDS encoding alpha-amylase family protein, whose product MLRRGFFKSGSQAIAAGSIALGSSALVSAKAEACVPSATSDRSPSLLRDYSEQDHRNRLQNIGLCTAAIRDCMRKHLVTNYLPAQCCYNLGEYPARQPWNPGDADEQELDRLKAIGVQVIQVFDDWNDSLRLFGGDKYSAVNPEGYHRFIEMVHRRGMKVLTYVSTGFIQRSDPDFDPKWSSEWNHLKVGYWSMARCSPASPGWRAFVMKKIVQIMDEYGNDGIYVDTGYLMNRHGYKHRMEAPVDEIVAFEETPEHDGAFADMLALVYAEVKHRGGILKLHVDGTDRPLTDLKTYDYLWVGEGVRNADEMREKVKKHAPYLVPCLDMGFTTLEAAHEPYLHSIPYLQFPVTMGGRIFTGERGMIPGIEYKDDFWMKRCRDAWQQYQTDPSKLHTYSAWDEVPGSPETRATYARWLKRYQPLVEEGTWAWLEIGDSNLFTTPLPEGVVASAFANRQLHLVLANYHREAVSVETSDAYVLDENASSPAKKSWNIPARSLLILRRPV is encoded by the coding sequence ATGCTTCGACGCGGATTTTTCAAATCAGGCAGCCAGGCTATCGCAGCGGGTTCGATCGCACTGGGCTCCTCCGCCTTAGTCAGTGCGAAGGCGGAGGCGTGCGTCCCATCGGCGACATCCGATCGATCGCCATCGTTGCTGCGAGACTACAGCGAGCAGGATCATCGAAATCGACTGCAAAACATCGGCTTGTGTACCGCGGCGATTCGCGATTGCATGCGAAAGCACCTGGTTACCAATTATTTACCGGCTCAATGCTGTTACAACCTTGGCGAATATCCGGCCCGACAACCCTGGAACCCCGGCGACGCTGACGAACAAGAACTCGATCGTTTAAAAGCGATCGGGGTGCAGGTAATTCAGGTCTTTGACGACTGGAATGATTCGCTACGGTTGTTTGGCGGCGACAAGTACAGCGCCGTCAATCCCGAGGGTTATCATCGGTTTATCGAGATGGTACATCGCCGCGGCATGAAGGTGTTAACCTATGTCTCCACTGGGTTTATTCAGCGTTCTGATCCCGATTTCGATCCAAAATGGAGTAGTGAATGGAACCATTTGAAGGTCGGCTACTGGTCCATGGCTCGGTGTTCGCCAGCAAGCCCAGGTTGGCGCGCATTTGTGATGAAGAAGATTGTCCAAATCATGGACGAGTATGGTAACGACGGTATCTATGTCGACACCGGCTATCTGATGAATCGCCACGGATACAAACATCGGATGGAAGCGCCCGTTGATGAAATCGTTGCCTTTGAAGAGACCCCCGAGCATGATGGAGCGTTTGCAGACATGCTGGCACTGGTTTATGCCGAAGTCAAACATCGCGGTGGTATCCTTAAACTCCATGTCGACGGAACCGACCGGCCCCTGACCGACTTGAAAACGTACGACTATCTGTGGGTAGGTGAAGGCGTGCGCAACGCAGACGAGATGCGTGAAAAAGTAAAAAAACACGCTCCGTACTTGGTGCCGTGTTTGGACATGGGGTTCACCACACTCGAAGCAGCCCACGAACCCTATTTGCACTCAATCCCCTACCTGCAGTTTCCGGTCACGATGGGAGGCAGAATCTTTACTGGCGAACGGGGCATGATTCCTGGGATCGAGTACAAGGACGATTTTTGGATGAAGCGATGCCGTGATGCTTGGCAACAATACCAGACCGATCCCAGCAAATTACACACCTACAGTGCGTGGGACGAAGTTCCCGGCAGCCCCGAAACAAGAGCCACCTATGCACGATGGCTCAAACGCTACCAACCGCTGGTCGAAGAAGGAACTTGGGCTTGGCTGGAGATCGGCGACTCGAACCTATTTACCACGCCGCTTCCTGAGGGAGTTGTCGCCTCGGCGTTTGCCAATCGCCAACTGCACTTAGTGCTGGCGAACTACCATCGTGAAGCGGTCTCGGTGGAGACATCCGATGCGTATGTGCTTGATGAGAATGCATCATCGCCGGCCAAGAAGAGCTGGAACATCCCAGCTCGATCACTGCTGATTTTGCGGCGTCCGGTGTAA
- a CDS encoding succinylglutamate desuccinylase/aspartoacylase family protein, whose product MTNSPIKTEIDFSAPGRQVGILTVPYSYNLSGWAQLQIPIATIARGEGPTVLLMAGNHGDEYPGQIAIMRLLRELKLEEITGRVILIPSLNIPAAKASTRLSPVDGMNLNRCFPGDPGGTVSQIIADYLTTVLFPLSDVVIDLHTGGRGVYFFPCAHMHLVENLEQRQRMAGATLAYNTDLAFLYSDIAGTGLLPVEAESQGKTVVTTEMGGGEVTTRAIHRLSQEGLRNVLIHVGVLEGQEQTRSSLDLPPTRWVQALDSGDYIFAAESGLYESLVDVGDDVSAGQPLGAIHFIERPDRQPTIIEAPSSGVVIAHRGPTVTQQGDIAVCLAHDVPADVIATFASSNKR is encoded by the coding sequence ATGACGAATTCACCTATTAAAACCGAGATCGACTTTTCCGCGCCGGGTCGACAAGTGGGAATCCTAACGGTCCCGTACTCGTACAACCTGAGCGGTTGGGCCCAACTGCAAATTCCGATCGCAACGATCGCGCGGGGAGAGGGCCCCACGGTCTTGTTGATGGCCGGTAACCATGGTGACGAGTACCCGGGGCAAATCGCGATCATGCGACTGCTACGCGAACTGAAACTCGAAGAGATCACCGGTCGTGTGATTTTGATCCCATCGCTGAACATCCCCGCTGCGAAGGCGTCCACACGATTGTCGCCTGTCGATGGGATGAATCTGAACCGCTGCTTTCCGGGTGACCCAGGCGGCACGGTCTCTCAGATCATTGCCGACTATTTGACCACGGTTTTGTTTCCCTTGAGCGATGTGGTGATCGACCTGCATACGGGTGGACGCGGTGTCTACTTCTTTCCCTGTGCTCATATGCATTTGGTCGAGAATTTGGAACAACGTCAACGGATGGCCGGAGCGACCTTGGCTTACAACACCGATTTGGCGTTTTTGTACAGCGACATTGCCGGCACGGGATTGCTGCCCGTTGAAGCCGAGAGCCAGGGCAAAACGGTGGTGACTACCGAAATGGGAGGCGGAGAGGTCACCACACGCGCCATCCATCGTCTTTCCCAAGAAGGGCTTCGCAACGTGTTGATTCACGTCGGGGTGCTGGAGGGTCAAGAGCAGACGCGAAGTAGCTTGGATCTACCGCCGACACGTTGGGTTCAGGCGCTGGATTCAGGGGATTACATCTTCGCTGCGGAATCGGGTTTATACGAAAGTTTGGTTGACGTGGGTGACGATGTCAGTGCCGGTCAACCGCTTGGGGCGATTCACTTCATTGAGCGTCCCGACCGCCAGCCTACGATCATTGAAGCGCCTTCCTCGGGCGTCGTGATCGCGCATCGCGGCCCCACGGTGACACAGCAAGGCGACATCGCCGTCTGTCTCGCCCACGACGTCCCGGCAGACGTGATTGCCACGTTTGCAAGCTCTAACAAACGATAA
- a CDS encoding mandelate racemase/muconate lactonizing enzyme family protein, with translation MKIAQIICQVLRSKSVVNKTASCQDLVLVRVRTDDGLEGIGEADSSPEVVKAIIDAPFSHNIACGLREILVGENPLETDRLWQKMYRQTMYFGRSSVTLSAMSAIDMALWDLKGKYFGEPIHRLLGGKQHDRFRAYASILFGKDGSETREIGQRWIENGYSAVKFGWEPMGESEAVDLDLVAGAREGIKDATLLVDAGCVWDARTALRRAHAFQPFNVEWLEEPLRPDDVEGYRWLRDRSPIPIAAGEEECGRTAFRPLIDARALDVYQIDIARNGFTDAAYLRQRIEEIGARPCNHCYTSPLTEAASLHWLSTCRDAFLFEDCVEDEPMRHELAIEKIQAEDGWIEVPDRPGLGVTLNEDFVAAHVVARSE, from the coding sequence ATGAAAATTGCTCAAATTATTTGCCAAGTATTACGTTCCAAATCGGTTGTCAACAAGACAGCCAGTTGCCAGGACCTAGTGCTCGTTCGCGTGCGAACGGACGATGGGCTCGAAGGCATTGGAGAAGCCGATTCGTCCCCCGAAGTGGTCAAGGCGATCATCGATGCCCCTTTTTCACACAACATCGCCTGTGGGCTGCGTGAGATTTTGGTCGGTGAGAATCCGCTCGAAACCGATCGGTTGTGGCAAAAGATGTACCGTCAAACGATGTATTTCGGTCGCTCAAGTGTCACTCTTTCGGCGATGAGTGCCATCGACATGGCGCTGTGGGATTTGAAAGGGAAATATTTCGGTGAACCGATCCACCGACTGCTCGGCGGCAAACAACACGATCGATTCCGCGCGTACGCGTCGATTTTATTTGGCAAAGACGGCTCCGAAACTCGCGAGATCGGACAACGCTGGATCGAAAATGGCTACTCGGCCGTCAAGTTTGGCTGGGAACCCATGGGGGAATCTGAAGCGGTCGATTTGGACCTTGTCGCCGGGGCCCGCGAAGGCATCAAGGATGCGACGTTGTTGGTTGATGCCGGATGTGTTTGGGATGCGAGGACGGCGTTACGGCGTGCTCACGCGTTCCAACCGTTCAATGTCGAATGGCTCGAAGAACCCCTACGTCCCGATGACGTCGAAGGCTATCGGTGGCTTCGCGATCGCTCACCGATCCCAATCGCCGCGGGCGAAGAAGAGTGCGGACGCACTGCGTTTCGGCCGTTAATCGATGCGCGAGCGTTGGACGTTTACCAGATCGATATCGCTCGAAACGGATTCACCGACGCCGCCTATCTGCGTCAACGCATTGAGGAGATCGGGGCGCGTCCGTGCAACCATTGTTACACCAGTCCGCTAACCGAAGCGGCGAGTTTGCATTGGTTGAGCACGTGTCGCGACGCGTTCCTGTTTGAGGATTGTGTCGAGGACGAACCGATGCGTCACGAGTTGGCGATTGAAAAAATCCAGGCCGAAGATGGCTGGATCGAAGTGCCCGATCGCCCCGGACTTGGGGTCACCTTGAATGAAGATTTTGTGGCCGCGCATGTGGTTGCACGCTCAGAATAA
- a CDS encoding DUF1501 domain-containing protein yields the protein MGIGMLGLASVAAHEAAAGSSALHHPAKAKQVVHLFMNGGPSHVDTFDPKPALKKYHGKPLPNPALPTERKTGGALASPFKFSRYGESGIEVSELFHQTAQHIDDMCVIRSMHSDIPNHEPSLLLMNCGDNNQPRPSFGSWVNYGLGSLNDNLPGFVVLCPNGVPVVGSQNWHSGFLPGAMQGTHVDTGKADYSRLIENINNPQDPGVQRRQLDLLQTMNQRHLENSGIDPQLEARIESYELAYRMQFEASDAFDLSQEPAYIHEMYGDSLQGRQLMLTRRLVERGVRFTQVWHAGGQEWDHHSNLESGLRNLCGQWDKPLAAFLADLKQRGMLDSTLVLWGGEFGRTPVAELPSLSGRDHNHWGFSTWMAGGGVKGGHVHGATDELGFAAMEDRVHVHDLHATMLHLMGLDHEKLTYRYAGRDFRLTDVHGNVAHSILS from the coding sequence ATGGGCATCGGCATGCTCGGACTAGCCAGCGTGGCGGCGCATGAGGCCGCTGCGGGTTCCTCGGCACTGCACCATCCCGCCAAGGCCAAGCAAGTCGTTCATTTATTCATGAATGGCGGACCGTCACACGTCGACACGTTTGACCCGAAGCCCGCACTCAAAAAGTACCATGGAAAACCGCTTCCGAACCCTGCCTTGCCGACCGAACGTAAAACAGGCGGCGCGTTAGCGTCCCCGTTTAAGTTTTCACGTTACGGGGAATCGGGAATCGAGGTCAGCGAGTTATTCCATCAAACCGCCCAACACATCGACGACATGTGTGTGATCCGGTCGATGCATTCGGATATCCCTAATCACGAACCGTCACTGCTGTTGATGAACTGTGGTGATAACAATCAACCGCGTCCGAGTTTTGGATCCTGGGTGAATTACGGGCTTGGATCGCTCAATGATAATTTGCCGGGATTCGTGGTATTGTGCCCCAACGGCGTCCCCGTCGTCGGCTCGCAAAATTGGCACTCGGGCTTTCTACCCGGCGCGATGCAGGGCACGCATGTGGACACTGGCAAAGCGGACTATTCGCGGTTGATCGAAAACATCAACAATCCACAGGATCCCGGTGTTCAACGCCGCCAGCTCGATTTGTTGCAAACGATGAACCAACGCCATCTCGAAAACAGTGGCATCGATCCCCAATTGGAGGCCCGGATCGAATCGTATGAGTTGGCCTATCGGATGCAATTCGAAGCGTCCGATGCATTCGACCTGAGTCAGGAACCCGCCTACATTCATGAAATGTATGGTGATTCATTGCAGGGACGACAACTAATGTTGACGCGACGATTGGTCGAACGCGGCGTTCGCTTCACTCAGGTTTGGCATGCCGGTGGCCAAGAGTGGGATCACCACTCCAATCTCGAAAGCGGGTTACGAAACTTGTGTGGCCAGTGGGACAAGCCGTTAGCAGCTTTCCTGGCCGACTTGAAACAACGCGGCATGCTGGATTCGACACTGGTGTTGTGGGGCGGCGAATTCGGACGTACTCCCGTCGCCGAGCTGCCATCGTTGAGTGGTCGCGATCACAACCATTGGGGATTCAGCACGTGGATGGCGGGAGGCGGAGTCAAAGGCGGCCACGTCCACGGAGCAACCGATGAATTGGGATTCGCTGCGATGGAGGACCGAGTCCATGTCCACGACCTGCACGCGACGATGTTGCACTTGATGGGGCTGGATCATGAAAAATTGACCTATCGATACGCCGGTCGTGATTTCCGTTTGACCGACGTGCACGGAAATGTCGCCCATTCCATACTTAGCTAA
- a CDS encoding PSD1 and planctomycete cytochrome C domain-containing protein, with translation MITLPALPLGLRRFLSIQTLIITALVGSFQCNDLRADNAVSAEQQAEIEAFFENKVRPLLFDKCISCHGEKKQHAGLRLDSRHAMLEGGDSGPSVVPKQPDESLLIEAVKRESFEMPPEESLDDDQVQILTRWVEMGAPWPGEVAAVRSGPDFANHWAFKPIIRPEVPAVRNSAWPRNAIDFFILNQLEHQGLAPSEPTTQATLARRIKWDLVGLPATFQELAELEHSDAETAISDWTDRWLNSPHYGERTGRHWLDVARYSDTKGYVFFEKHDFRAAFTYRDYVIDSFNADKPFDQFIREQLAADLMDDVPHESLAALGFIVVGPRFKNDEHEIAADRIDVVSRGLMGLTIACARCHDHKFDPITIDDYYALYGVFQNSIEPLQWPFRCGDEKALKDPQAIAIRKAAVELEDHYHAQYEKVMADSHQRLAEYLLTAQSQRGGVNTAAFDTVSDGDDLNPELMLIWKQYLDDTESSNDPVFLAWHRLAGLTPETFAAEAPNVLSAMTAADSEPAANSIVVQRLLADAPQSLADVAAIYKQLLDEAEAEPTKTAGSDPAWQAFRDTLRGRTSPLQTPFHAFRILRLFPDRPSQGPIKKLNNALDSARAKAPVELAQMLVLKDADPLMDARVFRRGNSSSPMHVVPRRFPSFFASVSDQPFEQGSGRLELANAIVSPKNPLTARVIVNRIWHQHFGRGLVTTPSNFGMQAPPPSHPALLDYLASWFMDHGWSIKSLRRLILDSATYQQQSHLNSKINTIDPDNQWCSRMNRRRLDFETMRDTLLSIRGDLDLTIGGPSAGDPLELTNRRRSMYAHNNRLDVSGTMRLFDFPSPDISNGRRDMTSVPGQALFLMNHPLMLSAAEQVSKRAAEASTPAESIERLFREILNRHPTAQELEETTAFVQRASERQTEDILPPSYWSYGYGDVATDPETLSKFAALPFFDGVQFRGGPKLPDPKLGWVFLDATGGHPGNTPRHASVIRWTAPTAITVSVTGTLAHEREPGDGIRGQIFAAGRRIAGPFTLHQDSVDTPIESVTLAAGETLDFVVDVNGKLGHDSFAWSPTIVELVPEPSTSEAEPPAARSWNYSDQFRPKDPIRITPLQSVAQVLLMSNEFHFID, from the coding sequence ATGATCACTTTACCCGCGTTGCCGCTTGGCTTGCGTCGCTTCCTTTCGATTCAAACGTTGATCATCACCGCCCTGGTTGGCTCATTTCAATGCAACGATTTGCGCGCGGACAACGCGGTCTCCGCCGAACAACAGGCCGAGATCGAAGCCTTTTTTGAGAACAAGGTACGTCCGCTGTTGTTTGATAAGTGCATTTCGTGCCATGGAGAAAAGAAGCAGCACGCGGGACTGCGACTCGATTCGCGGCACGCGATGCTCGAGGGTGGCGACAGCGGCCCCTCGGTGGTGCCAAAGCAACCCGACGAAAGCTTGTTGATCGAGGCGGTTAAGCGTGAATCATTTGAGATGCCACCGGAGGAATCGCTCGACGACGACCAGGTTCAGATTTTGACGCGATGGGTGGAAATGGGCGCGCCATGGCCGGGCGAGGTCGCCGCGGTCCGCAGCGGCCCCGATTTTGCAAACCACTGGGCGTTCAAACCGATCATCCGTCCCGAGGTGCCAGCGGTCCGCAACTCCGCGTGGCCCCGCAATGCGATTGACTTTTTCATTCTCAATCAGTTGGAACATCAGGGACTCGCCCCCTCAGAACCCACGACGCAGGCGACGCTGGCGCGACGGATCAAATGGGACCTGGTCGGATTGCCTGCCACGTTCCAAGAGCTCGCAGAACTTGAACACAGCGACGCGGAAACCGCAATTTCAGATTGGACCGACCGCTGGCTCAATTCGCCACATTATGGCGAACGAACGGGCCGCCATTGGTTGGATGTGGCACGCTACTCCGATACCAAAGGATACGTTTTCTTTGAGAAACACGATTTCCGTGCCGCCTTCACTTATCGTGACTACGTCATCGACAGCTTCAATGCGGACAAGCCCTTTGATCAATTCATTCGCGAGCAATTGGCCGCGGATTTGATGGACGATGTACCTCATGAATCACTGGCCGCGCTCGGCTTTATTGTGGTGGGGCCGCGATTTAAGAACGACGAACATGAAATTGCCGCGGATCGCATCGACGTGGTCTCACGCGGACTCATGGGGCTCACGATCGCTTGCGCCCGTTGCCATGACCACAAATTTGATCCGATCACGATCGATGACTACTACGCGCTTTACGGTGTCTTTCAAAATTCAATCGAACCGCTGCAGTGGCCATTTCGCTGCGGCGACGAGAAGGCGTTGAAGGATCCTCAAGCAATTGCCATTCGCAAGGCAGCCGTTGAACTCGAGGATCACTACCACGCGCAATACGAGAAAGTGATGGCGGATAGCCATCAACGTTTGGCCGAGTATTTGTTGACGGCCCAATCGCAACGCGGCGGCGTCAACACCGCTGCCTTCGATACCGTCTCCGATGGCGACGACCTGAATCCGGAACTCATGTTGATCTGGAAGCAGTACCTCGACGACACCGAAAGCAGCAACGACCCGGTCTTTTTAGCCTGGCACCGTTTGGCTGGATTAACGCCGGAGACGTTTGCGGCGGAAGCCCCCAACGTGCTGAGTGCAATGACGGCGGCGGACTCCGAACCCGCCGCGAATTCGATCGTTGTCCAACGGTTGTTGGCTGACGCACCTCAATCATTAGCGGATGTTGCCGCCATCTACAAACAGTTGCTAGATGAAGCCGAGGCCGAGCCCACGAAAACCGCAGGCTCCGATCCAGCTTGGCAGGCATTCCGAGACACACTCCGCGGCAGAACCTCACCGCTGCAAACGCCATTTCATGCCTTCCGCATCCTGCGATTGTTTCCGGATCGTCCCTCCCAAGGACCGATCAAAAAACTAAATAACGCATTAGATTCTGCGCGTGCCAAGGCGCCGGTCGAGCTAGCACAAATGTTAGTGCTGAAGGACGCCGACCCTTTGATGGATGCACGTGTATTCCGGCGAGGCAATTCATCCAGCCCCATGCACGTGGTACCACGGCGGTTCCCAAGTTTTTTCGCCTCGGTCAGCGATCAACCGTTCGAACAAGGCAGCGGTCGATTGGAGTTGGCCAACGCAATTGTGTCTCCCAAAAACCCTTTGACGGCGCGTGTGATTGTCAATCGTATTTGGCATCAGCACTTCGGCCGTGGTTTGGTGACGACGCCGAGCAACTTCGGTATGCAGGCGCCCCCGCCATCGCACCCCGCATTGCTCGACTATTTGGCGAGTTGGTTCATGGACCACGGCTGGTCCATCAAGTCGCTTCGACGACTGATCCTCGATTCAGCGACCTACCAGCAGCAAAGCCATCTTAATTCGAAGATCAACACCATCGATCCTGATAACCAATGGTGCAGTCGGATGAACCGTCGTCGGCTCGATTTCGAAACGATGCGTGACACTTTATTATCGATCCGAGGCGATTTGGACCTGACCATTGGGGGCCCCTCGGCGGGAGATCCGCTGGAGCTCACCAACCGCCGTCGTTCGATGTACGCTCACAACAATCGGTTGGACGTTTCGGGCACGATGCGATTGTTCGATTTCCCGTCGCCGGATATCAGCAACGGGCGTCGCGACATGACCTCGGTGCCGGGACAGGCCTTGTTCCTAATGAATCATCCGTTGATGTTGTCGGCTGCGGAACAGGTTTCCAAACGAGCCGCCGAGGCATCCACGCCCGCGGAAAGTATCGAGCGATTGTTTCGTGAGATTTTAAATCGTCACCCCACGGCTCAGGAATTGGAGGAAACAACGGCCTTCGTACAGCGAGCGAGCGAACGTCAAACGGAGGACATTCTCCCTCCTTCCTACTGGTCGTACGGCTATGGCGACGTTGCGACGGATCCTGAGACGTTGAGCAAGTTTGCGGCACTTCCATTTTTCGACGGCGTTCAATTTCGAGGCGGCCCCAAGCTGCCCGATCCCAAGCTCGGCTGGGTGTTCCTCGATGCCACAGGTGGGCATCCGGGCAACACGCCACGACACGCCTCGGTCATTCGCTGGACCGCTCCCACCGCGATCACGGTCTCGGTCACCGGTACCCTGGCTCATGAAAGGGAACCGGGAGATGGCATCCGCGGTCAAATTTTTGCGGCCGGGCGTCGAATCGCCGGGCCGTTCACCCTGCACCAAGACTCCGTCGACACGCCCATTGAGTCGGTCACACTAGCGGCTGGCGAAACGCTCGACTTTGTCGTCGATGTAAATGGGAAACTCGGTCACGATTCGTTTGCTTGGTCGCCCACCATTGTCGAGCTTGTTCCCGAACCGTCGACATCCGAAGCCGAACCACCGGCCGCGCGAAGCTGGAACTACAGCGATCAGTTCCGCCCCAAAGACCCCATCCGGATCACACCGTTACAAAGTGTGGCTCAAGTGCTGTTGATGTCGAATGAATTCCACTTTATCGATTGA
- a CDS encoding GntR family transcriptional regulator: MNPPLVRGLGEQIVDRLRDDIFSGRVSEGERLRETELAKRFEVSRSPIRDALKQLTWEGVVETDRNRGSQVACSAPDEIQTLIIPLRRTVETHALRLFFGTLQDADFIQWEGILERMKHACASGDFAVVSEQDIAFHRYWVQRSNSPDLLAIWSVIVARVRRHFLESHRAYTDPMDIYREHLPIIQRLKDGDLEGTVLALEEHIQ, from the coding sequence ATGAATCCACCACTTGTCAGAGGCCTTGGAGAGCAGATTGTAGACCGACTGCGTGACGACATCTTCTCGGGACGCGTTAGCGAAGGGGAGCGATTGCGCGAGACCGAGTTAGCGAAGCGATTTGAGGTCAGCCGCAGTCCGATCCGCGACGCGCTCAAGCAACTGACGTGGGAAGGGGTCGTAGAGACCGACCGGAATCGAGGCTCGCAGGTCGCTTGCTCCGCTCCCGACGAAATCCAAACATTGATCATTCCCCTGCGTCGCACGGTTGAGACACACGCGCTGCGTCTTTTCTTTGGCACGCTACAGGATGCAGATTTCATCCAATGGGAAGGCATCTTGGAGCGAATGAAACATGCCTGTGCAAGCGGTGATTTCGCCGTCGTTTCGGAACAGGACATTGCCTTTCATCGCTATTGGGTCCAGCGATCGAACTCTCCCGATCTGCTCGCAATTTGGTCGGTGATTGTGGCACGAGTGCGGCGTCACTTTCTGGAAAGTCACCGAGCCTACACCGACCCGATGGACATCTATCGCGAACACTTACCGATCATCCAGCGGTTGAAGGACGGGGACCTTGAGGGGACCGTTTTAGCCCTGGAGGAGCACATTCAATGA
- a CDS encoding DUF1559 domain-containing protein: MLPRHRHDGNARLGFTLVELLVVIAIIGVLVGLLLPAVQAAREAARRMSCSNNMKQVALGLHNYHDTHLNFPAGYYFWVSDPSPNESTWVTQLLPFIEQGALYDQITDFDYFGYGTPGTGVTLVTKTFLPTMTCPSDIDVELMFSAFARGNYAANNGIGPMYTDTINAAARGPVGVFGQNDSKNMKDILDGTSNTIMIAELLKSKGTDFRGVLHYPEGPLYQHNQIPNSNVPDQVRGSFCQSIDRAPCISGYTNHTTRAQVQASRSLHPGIVNVALVDGSVRTISETINLVTWQNLGIPDDGNVLADY, translated from the coding sequence GTGCTCCCGCGTCACCGGCATGATGGCAACGCCCGGCTAGGCTTCACGTTGGTGGAATTGCTAGTCGTGATTGCCATCATTGGCGTGTTAGTCGGTCTGCTGTTGCCTGCGGTGCAAGCCGCTCGTGAAGCGGCGCGACGGATGAGTTGTAGCAACAACATGAAACAAGTCGCATTGGGGCTACATAACTACCACGATACCCATCTCAATTTCCCGGCTGGCTACTACTTTTGGGTGTCCGATCCATCGCCGAACGAGTCCACTTGGGTCACCCAACTTTTGCCATTTATCGAGCAAGGGGCACTGTATGACCAGATCACAGACTTTGATTATTTTGGCTACGGCACTCCTGGGACGGGGGTCACGTTAGTAACCAAAACCTTCCTGCCAACCATGACCTGCCCCTCGGATATTGATGTGGAGCTAATGTTTAGCGCGTTTGCGCGTGGCAACTATGCGGCGAACAATGGCATCGGCCCGATGTACACCGACACCATTAATGCTGCTGCTCGAGGTCCTGTGGGAGTGTTTGGACAAAACGATTCCAAGAACATGAAGGACATCTTGGATGGGACGAGTAACACGATAATGATTGCGGAATTACTGAAATCCAAGGGCACTGATTTCCGAGGCGTGCTGCACTACCCCGAAGGCCCGCTGTACCAGCACAATCAAATCCCCAATAGCAATGTGCCTGACCAAGTTCGCGGGTCTTTTTGCCAATCGATTGACCGCGCGCCTTGCATCAGCGGGTACACCAATCATACAACCCGCGCCCAAGTGCAGGCGTCTCGCAGCCTTCATCCCGGCATCGTCAATGTCGCGTTGGTCGATGGCAGCGTCCGCACAATCAGCGAAACGATCAACCTAGTCACGTGGCAAAACCTCGGCATCCCCGACGATGGCAACGTGCTTGCGGACTACTAA